A stretch of Christensenellaceae bacterium DNA encodes these proteins:
- a CDS encoding methyltransferase gives MSFFQNTCKPKGFAGKVMVNMMNAGHAALAEWGLTHIEIQDDDFCLDIGCGGGANLKRLLKKSPNGRITGIDYSEVSVQKSKKLNRAAIQESRCEVLQGNVMNLPFSGDSFHLATAFETIYFWPDIQVAFQQVYRVLKNGGTFLICNESNGKNTKDEKWTGIIQGMTIYTPGQIEKALENAGFSKIEVDQNKKDWICLVCKKDN, from the coding sequence ATGTCTTTCTTTCAAAACACCTGTAAGCCAAAAGGATTTGCAGGGAAGGTTATGGTTAATATGATGAACGCCGGTCATGCCGCGCTTGCGGAGTGGGGGTTGACACATATAGAAATCCAAGACGATGATTTCTGTCTGGATATTGGCTGCGGTGGAGGGGCTAACCTCAAACGCCTTTTGAAAAAAAGCCCGAATGGACGGATAACGGGTATTGACTATTCCGAAGTTAGTGTTCAAAAATCGAAAAAACTCAATCGAGCAGCAATTCAGGAAAGCCGATGTGAAGTTTTGCAAGGTAATGTTATGAATCTGCCGTTTTCAGGAGACAGTTTTCATTTGGCAACCGCCTTTGAAACGATCTACTTTTGGCCCGATATTCAAGTTGCTTTCCAGCAAGTATATCGTGTGCTTAAAAACGGTGGAACATTTCTAATCTGTAATGAGTCCAATGGAAAAAATACAAAGGACGAAAAATGGACGGGTATCATCCAAGGTATGACAATTTACACTCCCGGGCAGATCGAGAAAGCATTGGAAAATGCCGGGTTTTCAAAAATCGAGGTAGACCAAAACAAAAAAGATTGGATTTGTTTGGTTTGTAAAAAAGATAATTAA
- a CDS encoding ABC transporter ATP-binding protein, whose translation MYMQKENGKRESPYKGILKFADEKKPQLSFAVVLSVLSSAFGIVPYIAVAILLQKALANSLTTTWAILLPVIALCGYLLKHTLYAKSTLCSHKVAYEIIKNIRTSIMKKMSKVSMGTIQSKSSGEFKQLVIDDAERLEGPLAHAIPEMTASILVPVFVILYLLVIDWRMALAALVSAILGNLIYYSMMFGRSEVMKEYMMSNVNMNSTIVEYVNGMEVIKAFNQTASSMGRFQSAVIKVRDITTKWYKHCWPFMSISQAILPSSIAFVLPVGMALISGGAVSLAELIVCILLSMAIVGSLQNFTEFWESFAVISEVQPRIQALLDMEELPEPAQPKHTDSADVQMKDVHFGYGDSEIIHGISFSAKAGTVTAFVGPSGSGKSTLAKLIARFWDVDAGAVLVGGIDIREMSLTDLTEKISYVSQDNFLFNMSLRDNIRIGKPDATDKEVEWAAAQAGCDEFIARFPQGYDTNAGDAGARLSGGERQRLAIARAILKNAPIVILDEATAFTDPENEDKLQRSIDKLTKGKTLIVIAHRLSTIMYADQILVLEDGQISAQGTHEQLLSRSETYLDMWKAHISAMDWSMNQEVSESC comes from the coding sequence ATGTATATGCAAAAAGAAAATGGCAAGAGAGAGTCCCCCTATAAAGGAATCCTCAAATTTGCCGACGAAAAGAAACCGCAGCTATCATTTGCCGTTGTCCTATCTGTTTTGTCCTCTGCTTTTGGTATTGTTCCATATATCGCGGTTGCAATCTTGCTGCAAAAGGCATTGGCAAACAGTCTGACAACGACTTGGGCAATCCTCTTGCCGGTTATCGCGCTGTGCGGGTATCTTTTGAAGCATACCCTTTACGCAAAATCGACGCTTTGCTCCCACAAGGTAGCTTACGAAATTATCAAAAATATTCGTACTTCGATTATGAAAAAGATGTCCAAGGTATCTATGGGAACGATTCAGAGCAAATCGTCCGGTGAGTTTAAGCAGCTTGTCATCGACGATGCGGAACGATTGGAAGGACCGCTGGCTCACGCTATCCCCGAGATGACCGCCAGCATCCTTGTCCCTGTTTTTGTCATCTTGTATTTGCTGGTGATCGACTGGCGTATGGCGCTGGCAGCTTTGGTTTCGGCCATTTTGGGAAACCTGATCTATTACAGCATGATGTTTGGACGCAGTGAAGTGATGAAGGAATACATGATGTCCAATGTCAATATGAACTCGACCATTGTGGAGTATGTCAATGGTATGGAGGTCATCAAGGCGTTTAATCAAACAGCGTCCTCGATGGGGCGGTTCCAATCGGCAGTCATAAAGGTGAGAGACATCACGACAAAATGGTATAAGCATTGCTGGCCGTTTATGAGCATCAGCCAGGCGATTTTACCATCCTCGATTGCCTTTGTTTTACCTGTTGGAATGGCCCTTATTTCAGGCGGTGCGGTTAGCCTTGCCGAACTGATTGTGTGCATCCTGCTCTCTATGGCAATCGTCGGATCCTTGCAGAACTTTACCGAGTTTTGGGAAAGTTTTGCTGTCATTTCCGAAGTGCAGCCCCGTATTCAGGCGCTTCTCGATATGGAAGAACTGCCGGAACCGGCGCAGCCAAAGCATACGGACAGCGCCGATGTGCAGATGAAGGATGTCCATTTTGGTTACGGCGACAGCGAGATCATTCACGGCATTTCTTTCTCTGCGAAGGCGGGAACTGTAACTGCCTTTGTGGGGCCTTCCGGTTCAGGTAAATCAACCTTAGCCAAGCTGATTGCCCGGTTTTGGGATGTCGATGCAGGTGCGGTTTTAGTAGGCGGGATTGATATTCGGGAGATGTCCCTTACCGACTTAACAGAGAAGATCAGCTATGTCTCGCAGGACAACTTTCTGTTCAACATGAGCCTGCGCGACAATATCCGCATCGGTAAACCAGATGCCACCGACAAGGAAGTAGAATGGGCGGCTGCACAGGCCGGATGCGATGAATTTATTGCGAGATTCCCGCAGGGGTATGACACCAATGCGGGCGACGCCGGTGCAAGGCTTTCCGGCGGGGAACGCCAGCGTCTTGCCATAGCGCGGGCAATCCTCAAAAATGCGCCTATCGTAATCTTAGACGAGGCCACCGCCTTTACAGACCCGGAGAATGAGGATAAATTGCAGCGTTCGATTGATAAACTGACGAAAGGAAAGACGCTGATTGTCATTGCCCACCGGCTCTCCACCATTATGTATGCCGATCAGATTTTAGTGTTGGAGGACGGGCAGATTTCCGCACAGGGAACCCATGAGCAGCTATTATCCCGTTCCGAGACCTATCTGGATATGTGGAAAGCTCACATCAGCGCAATGGATTGGAGTATGAATCAGGAGGTGAGCGAATCATGCTAA
- a CDS encoding multidrug ABC transporter ATP-binding protein, with amino-acid sequence MLKIIRRVLRLSGDLSKRIWGSFVCGFLESMFGLLPIAAVFIVLTELQAGHPITGQTWGIVVGLITGGLLLRILFKYLVYRLQSTAGFEFVARERIALGDRLRNVPMGFFHDNSMGDITATVTTDLNFLENYSMHILDKVTTGVLSMIVMAACILAFDWRIGLIFVAGILLSFPIYSFMQRKGKDLSAKRQKIQSEAVSATLEYVQGISVVKSFNMCDKNLSDIEDAYEKNADASYGVERVFTPLNMTYSLVFRIAACVIMLFAGILATHGDLSFANLAVILIASFTIFNPIEVMGQMTTMIRTMDAALDRVERIKKAKKIDEDGKNIVLDSFDISFQHVSFAYENGNPILKDVSFSIPQGSMTAIVGPSGGGKTTITRLIARFWDVQEGSIIVGGHDVKEFTCDSLLENMSMVFQNVYLFRDTIENNIKFGCPDATHEQVVEAAKKACCHDFISALPKGYDTVIGEGGSTLSGGEKQRISIARAMLKDAPIILLDEATASVDPENEVHLQQAISALVKNKTLIVIAHRLSTIRDADQILVVDNGKIVEKGVHTELIQQKGIYQNFWNIRQRARDWKLAK; translated from the coding sequence ATGCTAAAAATTATCCGGCGTGTACTGCGTTTAAGCGGAGATTTATCGAAACGGATTTGGGGCAGCTTTGTCTGCGGCTTTCTGGAATCCATGTTTGGTCTATTGCCCATCGCCGCCGTGTTTATCGTTTTAACGGAGCTTCAGGCCGGTCATCCGATCACAGGCCAAACATGGGGTATCGTCGTTGGCCTGATTACCGGTGGCTTGCTTCTTCGCATCCTTTTCAAATACTTGGTTTACCGGCTGCAAAGCACAGCAGGCTTTGAGTTTGTAGCCAGAGAGCGAATTGCTTTGGGCGACCGGCTGCGGAATGTACCGATGGGATTTTTCCACGATAACAGTATGGGTGACATCACGGCTACTGTGACAACGGATTTGAATTTTCTCGAGAACTATTCCATGCACATTCTCGATAAGGTTACAACCGGCGTTTTGAGTATGATTGTTATGGCCGCCTGTATTCTGGCCTTTGACTGGCGCATTGGTTTGATTTTTGTGGCGGGCATCCTCCTTTCCTTCCCAATTTACAGCTTTATGCAGAGGAAAGGAAAAGATTTATCGGCAAAGCGGCAGAAAATCCAGTCCGAAGCGGTTTCCGCAACATTGGAATATGTGCAGGGGATTTCCGTCGTAAAGTCCTTTAATATGTGCGACAAAAATTTGAGCGATATTGAGGATGCCTACGAAAAAAATGCGGATGCCTCTTATGGCGTAGAACGGGTTTTCACACCGCTGAACATGACCTATTCGCTGGTATTCCGCATCGCAGCCTGTGTGATTATGCTGTTCGCCGGGATTCTGGCGACCCACGGTGATTTATCCTTTGCCAATCTCGCTGTTATCCTGATTGCCTCCTTTACTATTTTCAACCCGATTGAGGTTATGGGGCAGATGACAACCATGATTCGGACGATGGACGCTGCCCTTGACCGGGTAGAGCGCATTAAGAAGGCAAAAAAGATTGATGAAGATGGCAAAAACATTGTTTTGGATTCCTTTGATATTTCTTTTCAGCATGTTTCTTTTGCCTATGAAAACGGGAATCCGATTTTGAAGGATGTGAGTTTTTCCATTCCGCAGGGCAGCATGACCGCGATTGTCGGCCCTTCCGGTGGAGGAAAAACCACCATTACACGGCTGATCGCCCGGTTTTGGGATGTGCAGGAGGGCAGCATTATCGTAGGCGGCCATGATGTCAAAGAGTTTACCTGCGACAGCCTCTTGGAAAACATGAGCATGGTATTCCAGAATGTCTACCTGTTCCGCGATACCATTGAGAACAACATTAAATTTGGCTGCCCGGATGCAACCCACGAGCAAGTGGTAGAAGCGGCAAAGAAAGCCTGCTGCCATGATTTTATCTCCGCTCTGCCAAAAGGGTATGACACGGTGATTGGCGAGGGCGGCTCTACTCTGTCCGGCGGGGAAAAGCAGCGGATCTCCATCGCCCGCGCCATGCTCAAAGACGCGCCGATTATCCTGCTTGACGAGGCAACCGCCAGCGTTGACCCGGAAAATGAGGTGCATTTGCAGCAGGCCATCAGCGCCTTGGTAAAAAATAAAACGCTGATTGTCATTGCGCACCGTCTGTCTACCATTCGGGATGCCGATCAGATTTTAGTGGTGGACAACGGAAAAATCGTAGAAAAAGGCGTTCATACCGAATTGATACAACAAAAGGGAATCTATCAAAATTTCTGGAATATCCGGCAGCGGGCGCGGGACTGGAAACTTGCAAAATAG
- a CDS encoding nickel ABC transporter permease subunit NikB, translated as MKSHWVKRIVRLLILLFGVSILCFVLTALSSTDPATYIVRRGNLSPTPEAIEQVRMELGLDQPLPVRYFNWISGVLHGDFGESIFSNNEVAADLAKYFPQTLQLVALSLAEIIVFSILLGVLCAAKKNKLTDHIMRIVSMFGICVPPFWLGFLLLIGFAVEIPIFSVTPAPGIMGLILPSITLSFPVICSTVRVFRASLLEEMHRDYVSFARASGMTVKRILWKKAFRNALPPVITLFCQYVSYLIAGSAVVEKVFSIKGVGNYLMNCIMAADANAIGACMLIIAALYLLAELFGEILNHVLCPWRKEESDAA; from the coding sequence ATGAAGTCTCATTGGGTAAAACGGATTGTGCGGCTGCTGATTTTGCTCTTTGGCGTAAGCATCTTGTGCTTTGTATTAACCGCACTATCCAGCACGGATCCGGCCACCTATATTGTGCGCCGGGGAAATCTCTCTCCTACGCCGGAAGCGATTGAACAGGTACGGATGGAGCTTGGCTTAGACCAGCCCTTGCCGGTCCGGTACTTCAACTGGATCAGCGGAGTTTTACACGGCGACTTTGGCGAGTCGATTTTTTCAAACAATGAAGTCGCTGCGGATTTGGCGAAATATTTCCCGCAAACGCTGCAATTAGTAGCCTTATCGCTGGCTGAAATTATCGTATTTTCGATCTTGCTGGGTGTTTTATGCGCCGCAAAAAAGAACAAACTGACAGACCACATCATGCGGATTGTTTCGATGTTCGGGATTTGTGTCCCCCCGTTTTGGCTCGGTTTTTTACTGTTGATTGGCTTTGCTGTGGAAATCCCGATTTTCAGCGTAACACCCGCGCCGGGAATCATGGGATTGATATTACCATCTATTACATTGTCTTTCCCTGTGATTTGCTCAACCGTGCGTGTATTCCGCGCTTCCCTGCTGGAAGAAATGCACCGGGACTATGTGAGTTTTGCCCGTGCGAGCGGTATGACAGTAAAAAGGATTCTCTGGAAAAAGGCGTTTCGCAATGCGCTGCCGCCTGTTATCACTTTGTTTTGTCAATATGTAAGTTATTTGATTGCCGGGAGCGCCGTAGTGGAAAAAGTTTTTTCCATCAAGGGCGTAGGCAATTATCTGATGAACTGCATTATGGCAGCCGATGCCAACGCGATTGGCGCTTGTATGCTGATTATCGCGGCGCTGTATCTGTTAGCCGAACTGTTTGGCGAGATATTAAACCATGTGCTGTGCCCGTGGAGAAAGGAGGAAAGCGATGCTGCGTAA
- a CDS encoding ABC transporter permease — MLRKIWKNPQAVIGLALIVLICAVAILAPLLAPNSPDTVNPLLKYQPPSADYPLGTDQLGRCELSRLLYGARASLGLALPILILLGGIGLILGMMTACIGGWFDRVVTGISQVFIAFPTLIIAVAIIGVLGDGLQNIIWAVVISMWARFMQMIRTYAKTELGRDYIVAARVSGCGMWQLIIHHLIPNILPQFLVYFSTGVASAILTVSSFSFLGLGLPSGTAEWGAMLEEAQVALYSHPELLIYPGICIFIAAAGFNLFGEALRDILQPQEDVL, encoded by the coding sequence ATGCTGCGTAAGATATGGAAAAATCCGCAGGCGGTCATTGGGCTTGCCCTGATTGTGCTGATCTGCGCCGTTGCAATCCTTGCACCGCTTTTGGCTCCCAATTCTCCCGACACGGTAAATCCACTGCTGAAATATCAACCGCCGAGCGCAGACTATCCACTCGGAACCGACCAGCTTGGCCGGTGTGAATTATCCCGCCTGCTGTATGGCGCGAGAGCGTCCCTCGGTCTGGCTCTTCCCATTTTGATTCTGCTGGGAGGCATTGGACTCATTCTCGGTATGATGACAGCGTGCATCGGCGGGTGGTTTGACCGTGTTGTTACGGGAATCAGTCAGGTATTTATCGCTTTTCCCACTCTTATCATTGCGGTAGCCATTATTGGTGTGCTTGGGGACGGGCTGCAAAATATCATTTGGGCGGTTGTCATCTCCATGTGGGCGCGGTTTATGCAGATGATACGCACCTACGCGAAAACGGAGCTTGGACGGGATTATATTGTAGCCGCAAGGGTGTCCGGCTGTGGGATGTGGCAGCTTATAATTCATCATTTAATTCCCAATATCCTGCCGCAGTTTTTGGTGTATTTTTCAACCGGCGTCGCCTCTGCTATCCTTACCGTTTCCAGCTTTTCCTTTCTCGGGCTTGGTTTGCCCAGCGGTACAGCGGAATGGGGCGCAATGCTGGAGGAAGCGCAGGTGGCGCTGTATTCTCACCCGGAACTGTTAATCTATCCGGGCATCTGCATTTTCATTGCAGCCGCAGGCTTTAACCTGTTTGGCGAGGCGCTTCGGGATATTCTCCAGCCACAGGAGGATGTGCTATGA
- a CDS encoding ABC transporter ATP-binding protein, protein MNETLLQVERLTIKLKNQNQELVRDISFSLEEAGTITLLGQSGSGKTLTCRAILGLLNRSAFQVGGEILFEEKSLLQLKEKERALYYGSRIAFVPQNPMTALDPSRKIGVQMAEFLRLHQELSKKEVLSLCEQAMVRAGLTDTKRILNSRPYQLSGGMLQRVLIALAIAGKARLVIADEPTTALDAIHRDRAVEQLLKLREQGCAILIVTHDFDVARHMGGHVLIMKEGRMVERGSAKEVLQNPKAGYTKELIEAIHLGWG, encoded by the coding sequence ATGAACGAAACGCTATTGCAGGTGGAGCGCCTTACCATCAAATTGAAAAATCAGAATCAGGAATTGGTGCGGGACATCAGCTTTTCACTGGAGGAAGCGGGTACGATTACCCTCCTGGGACAGTCGGGAAGCGGGAAAACCCTGACCTGCCGGGCAATCTTAGGACTATTAAACCGCAGCGCCTTTCAGGTGGGCGGTGAGATACTTTTTGAAGAAAAATCGCTTTTGCAGCTAAAGGAAAAAGAACGGGCGCTGTACTATGGCAGCCGGATTGCCTTTGTACCGCAAAATCCCATGACTGCGCTGGACCCGTCTCGAAAAATCGGCGTTCAAATGGCTGAATTTCTCCGGCTTCATCAGGAGCTTAGTAAAAAAGAAGTGCTTTCTCTTTGCGAACAGGCGATGGTTCGGGCGGGACTGACAGACACAAAAAGAATCCTGAACAGCAGGCCATATCAGCTTTCCGGTGGTATGCTCCAGCGTGTATTGATCGCCCTTGCCATCGCTGGGAAAGCAAGGCTTGTGATTGCGGACGAGCCGACCACCGCCTTAGACGCGATTCACCGGGACAGGGCGGTAGAACAGCTTTTGAAATTGCGGGAGCAAGGCTGCGCCATTCTGATTGTGACGCACGATTTTGATGTTGCCCGGCATATGGGCGGCCATGTTCTGATTATGAAGGAAGGCCGGATGGTAGAGCGCGGCAGCGCCAAAGAGGTTTTGCAGAATCCAAAGGCCGGTTATACAAAAGAACTGATTGAGGCAATCCATTTGGGATGGGGGTGA
- a CDS encoding nickel ABC transporter substrate-binding protein yields the protein MKLKSLAALMMAGVMTLGLCACNSTTPDASDANTDPVSITTTESWDFSTGFYPAMSPATSNGTYGFTYYARNCYDTLVIREGGEFKAGLAETWDISDDGLTYTFHLKEGVKFSDGADLNAEAVKTSLEAAFSNLGDYVASFGKIGILTESIEAVDEHTVAIHLTMPYYGVLNDLAMCNPMGIVSPNAFNEDLTTKEELMTQTMGTGPYMYAGDGDGASYTFVRNPNYWGEKPDVDEFTVKVIADPDAAVLALRNGEVDLLAGTSRLSFAGYTELSSVDGIGTALDDSISNSRFIGFNTQQAPFNDAAVRQAVAYAIDKDTISESVFSGLETPSEQLLDTSLPYCDEETTTYSYDADKAKELLENAGWIDSDGDGIREKDGTKLSVTLDYITNQGTMDDAALVIAQELGEVGFEVTPRGSDNLTWFTQVSTDFDFSLHTTYGGYYDPFLTMTNMNPEMMSDPVLWQVALTMENGTDTIKELDSTADLDRVQEIYNQVLTFAADEAVLVPFTSAHQYAAFNSEKIDSFSFGSDQLFIEIANVKAK from the coding sequence ATGAAACTGAAATCACTTGCTGCGCTTATGATGGCTGGCGTTATGACGCTTGGCCTGTGCGCCTGCAACAGTACAACTCCCGATGCTTCCGATGCCAATACGGATCCGGTAAGCATCACGACAACAGAAAGCTGGGATTTTTCCACCGGCTTCTATCCGGCGATGTCCCCAGCCACTTCCAACGGTACTTACGGATTCACCTACTATGCCCGTAACTGCTATGATACGCTCGTTATCCGGGAAGGCGGTGAATTTAAGGCTGGGTTGGCCGAAACATGGGACATCAGCGACGATGGCCTGACCTATACCTTCCACCTGAAAGAAGGCGTAAAATTTTCGGACGGAGCTGATCTCAATGCGGAGGCAGTAAAGACCAGCTTGGAGGCGGCATTCTCCAACTTGGGAGATTATGTTGCATCTTTTGGTAAGATTGGAATACTCACGGAGTCGATTGAAGCGGTGGACGAACATACCGTGGCAATTCACCTTACCATGCCGTATTATGGCGTTTTGAACGACCTTGCCATGTGCAACCCGATGGGAATCGTATCGCCCAATGCCTTCAATGAGGATTTGACAACCAAAGAAGAACTGATGACACAGACAATGGGAACCGGCCCCTATATGTATGCAGGAGATGGCGACGGAGCCTCTTATACTTTCGTCCGTAACCCCAATTATTGGGGCGAAAAGCCGGATGTAGACGAATTTACGGTAAAGGTCATTGCAGATCCCGATGCTGCGGTTCTTGCGCTGCGCAATGGCGAAGTAGACCTGCTGGCAGGTACATCCCGTTTGAGCTTCGCGGGCTATACCGAGCTTTCCTCTGTCGATGGGATTGGAACAGCTTTGGATGACAGCATTTCCAACAGCCGTTTCATTGGCTTTAACACACAGCAAGCGCCGTTTAACGATGCCGCTGTCCGGCAGGCGGTGGCTTATGCTATTGATAAAGATACAATCAGTGAAAGCGTATTCTCCGGCCTTGAAACACCTTCGGAGCAGTTGCTTGATACTTCGCTGCCCTACTGCGATGAAGAGACAACCACCTACAGCTATGATGCAGACAAGGCAAAGGAATTGCTGGAAAATGCCGGTTGGATAGACAGTGATGGCGACGGCATCCGTGAAAAGGATGGTACAAAATTAAGCGTCACGCTGGACTACATTACCAATCAGGGAACGATGGACGACGCGGCGCTGGTGATCGCGCAGGAATTGGGTGAAGTAGGCTTTGAGGTAACGCCTCGCGGTTCGGATAACCTGACTTGGTTCACACAGGTTTCTACTGATTTTGATTTCTCGCTCCACACAACCTACGGCGGCTACTATGACCCGTTCCTCACTATGACGAATATGAACCCTGAAATGATGTCCGACCCGGTTCTGTGGCAGGTTGCTTTGACAATGGAAAATGGTACGGATACCATCAAAGAACTGGACAGCACCGCCGATTTGGATCGCGTGCAGGAAATCTACAATCAAGTGCTTACTTTTGCGGCAGATGAAGCTGTGTTGGTTCCGTTTACTTCGGCTCACCAATATGCCGCCTTCAATAGTGAGAAGATTGATTCGTTCAGCTTTGGCAGCGATCAGTTGTTCATTGAAATCGCCAATGTAAAGGCGAAATAA
- a CDS encoding DtxR family transcriptional regulator: MGLTSAMEDYLEAVFMLQKQKGYVRCVDVAEQLGVKKPSVSRAVKELSKSGHLVKNANGTLSLTEIGLQLAEHIYEKHRFFTERLIAAGVDPEIAEQDACSIEHAISAESFQKLKEALDDG; encoded by the coding sequence ATGGGTTTGACATCAGCCATGGAGGATTATCTGGAGGCTGTCTTTATGCTCCAGAAACAAAAAGGCTATGTCCGGTGTGTGGATGTCGCAGAGCAATTAGGAGTGAAAAAACCTTCGGTAAGCCGAGCGGTCAAGGAGCTTTCTAAATCCGGTCATCTTGTTAAAAATGCCAACGGCACACTCTCCCTGACAGAAATAGGATTGCAGCTTGCCGAGCATATTTACGAAAAGCATCGCTTTTTCACAGAACGGCTTATCGCAGCCGGTGTGGATCCCGAAATCGCAGAGCAGGATGCCTGTAGTATTGAACACGCGATCAGTGCGGAGTCTTTTCAAAAGTTAAAGGAAGCACTGGATGATGGTTAG
- a CDS encoding membrane protein — protein MEAKSKRLQAKDLINVGIFTAIYFVIFFAGMMLGYIPIFIPLLGLVCPILCGIPFMLYLTKVKKFGMVTLTGVILGLLNLIMGSGVLVLVAGVIFGIASDLILRAGKYQSWKCTLLGNGVFSLWIMGYVSRMFLTRDDFFSSLVSSYGQEYVNTLMSYTPGWMFPVLFIVTIIGGILGALLGRAVLKKHFEKAGIA, from the coding sequence ATGGAAGCAAAAAGTAAACGGCTGCAAGCCAAAGACCTTATCAATGTGGGCATTTTTACTGCAATCTACTTTGTCATTTTCTTTGCCGGTATGATGCTGGGATATATCCCTATCTTCATTCCGCTGCTGGGGCTTGTATGCCCGATTTTGTGTGGGATCCCATTTATGCTGTACTTAACGAAAGTCAAAAAATTTGGGATGGTTACTTTGACGGGCGTTATCCTTGGCCTGCTTAATCTAATTATGGGCAGCGGCGTTTTGGTGCTGGTTGCTGGTGTAATTTTCGGCATTGCAAGCGATTTGATTTTAAGAGCCGGTAAATACCAAAGCTGGAAATGCACTTTGCTTGGAAACGGCGTTTTCTCACTTTGGATTATGGGATATGTGAGTCGAATGTTTTTGACCCGTGACGACTTCTTTTCTTCTCTTGTAAGCAGTTACGGGCAGGAATATGTAAATACACTTATGTCCTATACGCCCGGCTGGATGTTCCCTGTTCTATTCATCGTGACCATTATCGGCGGTATTTTGGGAGCCTTGCTTGGGAGGGCTGTCCTCAAAAAGCATTTTGAAAAAGCGGGGATTGCTTAA
- a CDS encoding membrane protein has product MDAALSLKFEKKAILPADPRTKLFLTVTVSTIMITGGTGGLMNFIRPCLMACPIIFLLLSRKWKAAARFTVTYAILFALELTVLPLLTGTWNFILGAAVGIYTHMLPGFIMGYYLVSTTTVSEFVAAMERMKIPQKVVIPVSVVFRFFPTVKEEYAAIRDAMKMRGITTLRSPMKMLEYRVVPLMMSIAKIGEELSAAALTRGLGAPQKRTNICTIKFGLLDVFFFLLAIPCWVGFFIC; this is encoded by the coding sequence ATGGATGCGGCGCTTTCATTAAAATTTGAGAAGAAAGCCATTCTCCCTGCTGACCCCAGAACAAAACTTTTTTTAACGGTTACGGTTAGCACTATCATGATAACCGGAGGCACGGGCGGGTTAATGAATTTTATCCGTCCGTGCCTGATGGCTTGTCCTATCATTTTTCTATTGCTTTCAAGGAAATGGAAAGCGGCTGCCAGATTTACGGTTACATATGCTATCTTGTTTGCCTTGGAATTGACGGTACTGCCTTTGCTTACGGGCACATGGAACTTTATTTTAGGCGCTGCTGTTGGAATTTATACGCACATGCTTCCCGGTTTTATTATGGGATATTATTTGGTGAGCACCACAACGGTAAGCGAATTTGTAGCAGCTATGGAGCGGATGAAGATTCCACAAAAGGTTGTTATCCCCGTATCGGTAGTATTCCGCTTTTTCCCCACTGTAAAAGAAGAATATGCGGCAATCCGGGATGCAATGAAAATGAGAGGCATTACCACATTGCGTAGCCCAATGAAAATGCTGGAATACCGTGTTGTACCGCTGATGATGTCGATAGCAAAAATTGGGGAGGAACTATCTGCTGCTGCTTTAACCCGCGGCCTTGGCGCACCGCAAAAGCGGACAAATATTTGCACAATCAAATTCGGCCTGCTGGATGTATTTTTCTTTCTGCTGGCTATTCCTTGCTGGGTAGGCTTTTTTATTTGTTAG